Part of the Heterodontus francisci isolate sHetFra1 unplaced genomic scaffold, sHetFra1.hap1 HAP1_SCAFFOLD_86, whole genome shotgun sequence genome is shown below.
acacaattcaaactgtccaaataaaaaacagagaattaacccggacacttccattattaaattaattcatcagctccgaaccagttcccgttaatgtaccgggataatctcgggatttatcaaatcgaaggcagcgggatttattaaattgttgattctgacaccctgcagttcagttcttcacttaacgagagggggagatgtgtgagcagagcaacagagcgaaatccacagagggaactgaaaacacacctggacagatgtgaaacaggtcaatccactgttacaataactccatctctgactccctcctgacagtaaccagtcctttcacagagactgtgggtggctctgaaaagagcctttggtttattagatgacattttggccgctttactttttctgggagctcttgaaTGCTGGTTTTCTTGCGCAGCAGTACGGCCtgtatattaggcagcaccccgccgtgAGCGAtaatcacccctcccagcagcttgttgagctcctcgtcgttgcggacggccagctgcaggcgtctgggaatgatgcgggtcttcttgttgtcccgggccgcgttaccggccagctcgaggatttcagcggtcagatactcgagcacagcagccagatagaccggggctccggcacccacacgctcagcatagttaccctttctcaggagcctgtgaatacggcccaccgggaactgcagtccagcccgggaggagtgagacttggccttgacccgagctttcccgctggtctttcctcttccagacatttccacaatctcacaaatactttcacaaagaatgaatcatttccttagcattgatagcacATCGCAAGCAGTCAGGATGGCTGAGCGGTTTAAGGCGCTGCGTTCAAATCGCGGTCTCcagtggaggcgtgggttcgaatcccacttctgacaagttgtgttttgactgaactggaggcgtttgggagcagcggtgaagagcaaataGAAAGCAGTAAAGAACAtgaacaaacaaaataacaatggccccaaagatgttgcatcaaatcaTTCGAATCAGAGGCaacgaagcaaacagcagggcacataaaagatcaaaaatgtaacctttgtatcggggtggaagatgttgccaatatccttaatgaatactatactgttttcccgaatgagagggtgatgcagatattgttattaaggaggaggagtgtgaagtattggacgtgataacttaaggagagaggaagtcttaatgggatgagcatccttgaatgtggataaatcaccaggaccagatgaaatgtaccccaggctgttgaaagaagccagggaagaaatagtggaacaaaaacaagaaataccggattcactcagcaggtctggcagcatctgtggaaagagaagcagagttaacgtttcgggtcagtgacccttcttcggaacttctgctccacgggaggtttctgtcctccctgagctcgccttaggacacctgcgttacggtgtgaaaggtgtaccgccccagtcaaactctccacctgccactgtccccgttgcaataaaagcaaaatacgaggcagatcaagcatggctgatcctttcgagtcgagaaacagggctgaattccctgaaccagtgctacagctttcagaatagaaggagcctatacacacctgatgggttccacttaaacaaaagagctggaggtgttgacggtcagaacagataaaatgtggaggagtgtttgaagcagattctgtgtggttactgtagttgtactatggagttattgcaaggaggtgattctgaatgtaatggatcaacgtggacccgtccaaggcaaaggttccaaacttccctgtggtccagcctggttgaatggaactgaagcaaacaaatcatccagaagaggaaaagatatgtaaggccatgaaagcacagaattcagatggatgcaataccagatggtctggcaagagtgtaaaacagcaacagactggtgaataaaactttcccattgaatgagacaagagaaaagaagggtaataatagtgtcaggtgagttgtgacactattcacattccaccttgatctgaataggactgttgaagggagtgattgagaagaatagaggagaaatgaaaagaaaggagaaataaacaaaagatcttttgattttagaatgcttgtttttggaaatgacagactgtaaagtgtgtgtgtcagaagatatagagcgaagttgggtatgacaagatcacaggaaagttgtgccctgagacaaggtgtgtgttgacaggaaagctgctttcttttgcacaatatgtattttattcgtataatttgtgcaattacattgcaaagcagttcaaatttaatattacataaggtacaatacagatcagtttccttcaataatgtacatgatgtatctcactatccctgcctgcacagtttatatttacagtatttacattacacatcaaacattctctggtgcaaacagcccgaggggttttacacgggttccagcccctcactgtactttggcctactagggcctgagactgcagcctttccccattgagtctccatggtggcttccccaagctttaatgccgtcccacagcacatagtcttggacgttgcaatgtgccagtctgcaacactcggtcatggacagctctttgcactggaatacctgtcccacggccgggctcgttctcaatagagatcatttcaaatgaacatttcctaaatccgtgctttctctctcacaataaagagaccaggatgtctagcagattcagtgtgagaaaataacactgccgggtaaaggccgctttccaactccaatcttaacacaggagattccccaagcagctgcagtaaggtgctctaaactgctggaagcggatgtgtgtggaaatggtgatgtgactgaggaggtttcttgttacggaatggactgtgtttaggtgggaatattactgagtgttaattgcatcgggaccatatttaaaagctccggctttctggaaagccttgactatgaagaccgagtctggaagggtttgtgtggagagctgggtttcggttctactgttaataaagggtttgaaattggcagcccggaggaaactggaggtggagctgaaagatgaggggccattctctctctgtctgtcactctgggtgtctcctccatctagctctctgtttaatcttcactgttgtctcctcccctccctgctctcactctacctttctcagccaggtccgggtggcctgtataaaaaggagcctgacggaatcagtctcttttattgtgcactgatttgaggcaagaatcaacatgtctggcagtaaacaagagtatgctccaggctggcagtatgttagaatccatgaggaaaggcatcatcaccctcatcgacaagcggaatggggagaggacagaaataagaaattggtggcccatttcactgcttaatgctgactacaagattctgtcaaaagtcatagccagtcgattcaagtctgctctggagttggtgattcaccctgatcagacctatactataccaggcaggacaatctctgatagcattgtgctactcagggatatgatcacctatgtacgggacaggagggtggacacctgcctcatcagcctggaccaggagaaggcttttgacaggatattgcacacttacatgatggatgtgcattccaaaatggggtttggggagggaatctgcaattggatcaaactactctacacaaacatcagtagtgcagtctcaatcaatgggtgggaatcagaaagtttcccgatccaatctggagtcagacagggctgtcctctctcccctgtcttgtttgtttgcagtattgaaccctttgctgagtctattaggaagaatgcgagcatcagaggggtgacaatcccaggcagcggaggcactaaggtgaaaacctccctgtacatggatgacatcgccattttatgctcggatccactgtctgtgcacagactgatgagcatctgcgaccagctcgaactggccttgggagccaatgttaaacacggcaagagcgaggccatgttctttgggaactcggctgaccgatcctttgtccccttcaccgttaggtcagactacctgaaggtgctggggatatggtttggaagggctgggacgtgcaccaaaacctggaaggagcgagtagccagggtacaacataagctgagcatgtgggagcagcgatctctctccattataggtaagaacctggtcatcaagggcgaggtgctcacattgctgtacgtggtgctggtctggcccataccgcattcctgcgctgtggcgatcacctgagccattttccgcttcatctggggatccaaaatggtccgagtccggagggacacgatgttcaaacctctggataagggcgggaaaaatgtacccaacgtcgccctcatccttatggctacctttgtgtgcggctgcatcaagctgtgtgtagatccccagtttgcaaacttcaagtgtcacgacgtgctgaggttctatctgtccccggtgttgcaaaggatgggcctggtcatattgccgtggaatgctccatccagttggactgtgccgtactgcctatccttcatggaaaagtttctgtggaaaaacaacgttgaccaccaatccatcaggcagtggtctgcacggaatatcctcaaggccctacgggaaaaggagatggtggatcctgtcggatggtcccctgagcagaagtccaaagtcatttggcagaatgcctcatcaccagaactttcaaacaagcaccaaaatgtagcctggctgatgatgaaaagagccctccctgtcagatccttcgtgcacacccgaagtctcaccccatccacacgcggccctcgaggtggctgtggtggaaaagagacgttgcccacctctttctggaatgtgtctttgcaaagcaggtgtggaagagatgcagtggtttttgtcgaggttcatcccaagcagctctgtagcacaggagtctgtgctctgtgggctgttcccagggacgcacaccaagataaacatcaactgttgctggaagactatcaattcggtgaaagacgccctttggtctgcccgaaacttgctggtcttccagtgcaaagagttgtccacgaccgaatgttgcagactgacacattccaaggtccaggactatgtgctgagggacgcactaaaacttggggcagccgcagcaaaggctcaatgtggaaagaccactgtgtcaggtccccttaccaagctgaactgaggggctggatccatgggaaaccactcgaactgtagccagaaaatatttgtttgctgtaaaatgtacatggcatgacaacgaaatggaagggctgtgaggcaactcactcctgtattgaaggaaactgatctcctttgcactctttgtattgtttgacttggtgcttttgggagctgttttgtaatgtattttttttttacagattttaatgaataaagtatattttggaaattagtataagaaagtctggcagaggtaaaggagggaaaggactgggcaaaggcggaacaaagcggcaccgcaaagtgcttcgtgataatatccagggcatcaccaaaccagcaatccgccgcctggctcgccgtggtggggtcaagcggatctcgggtttgatctacgaggagactcgcggggtgttgaaggttttcctggagaatgtgatcagggatgcggtcacctacactgaacacgccaagcgcaagacggtcactgccatggatgtggtgtgcgctctgaaacggcagggccgcactctctacgaattcagcggctgaacaactcgaccctttccagcaaacacaacaaaggctcttctaagagccacccaccgcctcacagagagagcagtgacctagaaacgggagctgggataggctgtttagaactgtctggaataaatctgtgctgtgttcgagatacaaaagtagaatccccaaatttgacatttgatTTGCAGCAAGgatatgcagtggatttgattttctgaacgggctgtgtaaacagtgcctgaggctctacagttagttatttctccagtcgaaacatgccctcagtgaaaagccacatcactcctccagaatcactcattgttttcatagaatttcaaaatgatttcgctgcaatgagggaatccgggagttttgcagcagccgttgaatcggtcactggaaccggacccacttgtgatgttatttcccccgagacggtgtttcctgcactgaaactgacagggtttgtgaaactgatcagtttcagctcagtcattcagggacctggaattcccgcagtttgagcccgcgctatccagagcccacttctgattggtcaccctcttcccattcgcatgttttaaccaattgccgagcctcgaattagaaaatacagcaaatcattggcttaaattgtcgtcctggcagaaaggttgaattcaaaaaagccgccaatttcagtgttgggcagaatcgaattactcaacgaatctcaataacgaaattggcggcacattttatactttccccgattttcctttccatcgattggggtgcgaattcactcgggtgcgtttgctaatactaactgtaatcctcagatccatttaacatttcagtaatcctattaaatacaaaaggaattttatgattgaatttccattggaagatagtgaattagcaccccgatcgatggaaaggaaaatcgggcagaggataaaatgtgctgccaattcgttattgtgatttgtttatataactgaccaggactgacttcacccgaacgcagctactagctcccacctcactgaccgctctcccccctctgcaactcgctttctccccctcctccctactggcgaaattccgcactctggctgttcgctctccgcacccccaccccccaccctgtgccagcccagcccacagctgctagctctgaccgtgacactcgctcccacatttcttcaccaggcgccacctgtagaagcaggagggccgcaaggggtgacagggcgacggaggagtgagtggctgagaggagggaagcggcgcggcgtggagtgagtggccagagagtggggtagtgcgaagcgaggaacaactggccaggggagtgggggggtgggggaacagcgaggtctggagcgagcggctgagggggggaatcgtcgaggcctggagtgagttgccgaggggggagagctacagcttcaaaatctcccattcagccacttcctccagccaagtggtggggggatggggtggctagacacCCAATGACGcattatcacgcatgcacgaagatggatttgttgcggaaatgtgatgatgttggcgctgcaaaatgacatcatcccgtgcacgcgccactcaatcctggcaagatgtcaaaaacctggtgactctcttctgtaccctctccagtgcaatcacatccttcctctcgtgtggtgcccagaacagtacacagtactccagctgtggcctaactagcattttatacagctccgtcataacctccctgctctgatattctctgcctcggacgatctatattggcctgtaatctaaggctttcctcctcactatttacgacaccaccaattttcgtgtcatgtgtgagaaagggtttgattctatccctatcagtatccgttatatgcatgtgtttttaatctgcaccccctctattttattctctgtacttgtcagcctctggtaggtgagtctgtgttttgctctttatctctcagtcttcgaaatatgagcctgggtttgtacctaattttctttgcaccttgcaggatggatattgaagagaggttttaacacattaactgccaaatcctgataagtgatttttgggtttcacacagtatctgtcagtttcttgtctaggactgttggttttactctgtccctggcatttgctggtttgttagtgtggggtttacacggtacctgtcagtttctcatatgtgagtgttggtttcactttgtatagaatcatagatcacagaatacttacagcacaaaaggagggattcagctcatcgtgcttgtgctgcctctctgcacaagcaactcagctcatgccacatcctcatgtattccatgaaaagctgattttttttcccttcagataattatcatatatccttttgaaagcgatggctgaatcttcctccgtcacactctcaggcagtacatatcagatcttaaccatttgctgcataaaaaaggtttttcctcatgttacctttggttcttttcccattcaccttaaatcggtgtcctctgcttactcagccatgagtaatatttcccattgctttctcagcactgatgaattgtgaggtgggagacagccag
Proteins encoded:
- the LOC137362017 gene encoding histone H2A-like codes for the protein MSGRGKTSGKARVKAKSHSSRAGLQFPVGRIHRLLRKGNYAERVGAGAPVYLAAVLEYLTAEILELAGNAARDNKKTRIIPRRLQLAVRNDEELNKLLGGVIIAHGGVLPNIQAVLLRKKTSIQELPEKVRSPRMRRASWMSLAMMDLDHVGETAHFPAEASVAV